A genomic region of Streptomyces rimosus contains the following coding sequences:
- a CDS encoding non-ribosomal peptide synthetase yields the protein MTVSKPGLADVWPLAPMQKGMLFHALYDAQATDIYRGQVVLDLDGRLDTDALRSAGDALLRRHPTLRAGFRTLKSGETVQIIPQRSDLPWQEVDLRAVPADHRDDALGEAVREEWTRRFDLAAPPLLRLTAIRVSDTRTRVVLTVHHILCDGWSTSIIANELVELYRNGGDERALPPVTPYRSYLAWLARRDGAAAAEAWRQALDGAQPTLVAPETGNRAPVDPDEVRVELPAPLVTELAGLARRHGVTASTVMRGAWAVLLGALTGRDDVVFGGTTAGRPPEIPGIDTTVGLFINTLPVRARWSPTDTVAQLLTRLQDAQAALLPHEHLSLSEVQNIAGTRTLFDTLTVFQNYPVDLLDLTSTTARSVSGDLDLASVGGRDAAHYPLTFTAMAERFRLTYRPDLFTRADAELLARRLVKVLGQLAADPGARLGSLDVLVDGERDRLLHGVNTGAPGAAPTTVPAAFARTVRQYAHETAVISAAGSLTYGELDARANRFARYLHSRGVALGDRVGVTLPRSAELIVVLLGIAKAGAVFVPVDTSYPAERVRFLLEDSAPALVVSGTEVDDALRDFPAEPLPVDVAPESGLYVMYTSGSTGVPKGVVATHGGVAALALDSCWDDIGTGRVLFHAPHAFDASTFELWVPLLNGGCVVVAPEADIDGHTLARLIDTYALTAVHVTAGLFRVLAQETPACFADLRHVLTGGDVVPADAAASVLDACPGVTVRHLYGPTETTLCATTFAIAPGSKVPSVLPIGGPRDSVRVYVLDGCLRPVPVGVAGELYVAGRGVAREYLGRPSLTAERFVASPYGGGRMYRTGDLVRWDHEGRLVFLGRADDQVKIRGFRIEPAEIEGVLTQVPGVDQVAVVVREDQPGDKRLVAYVVGNAVQVREFAAERLPDYMVPSAVVVLDELPLTANGKVDRAALPAPDYAVSDRSPRTPQEQILCRLFAEVLGLEQVGIDDGFFDLGGDSLLATRLASRIKGALGAEISVRVLFEAPTVAGLAGRLDEFEAVRPVLVPAERPDPMPLSFGQQRMWFLHSLEGPSPTNNIPLAIRLTGVLDSAALEAAWGDVVGRHETLRTRYPDDGGSAHQEILAAVPARIDTAAVRDEALDAAMAAEAARGFRLETELPWRATLYEISPAEHVLLIIVHHIAADGWSMGVLMRDLSAAYTARAEGRTPDWAPLPVQYADFTLWQRDLLDQDTEDGLFGRQLDFWTHTLADLPEQLELPFDRPRPATASHRGAMLPFTVDAAVHRRFQEIARECDATLFMVAQAAVVALLSRLGGAEDIPLGTPIAGRTDETLDGLVGNFLNTLVLRTDAGGNPSFTDLVRRVREADLAAYAHQDLPFEHLVDVLNPVRSLARHPLFQVAFALQNAPDTDFAVPGLGAEVVPVGLTSSKFDLSVVLRERPDGGGLDGLLEFATDLFDPATAQALTERLVAVFGRFADDARARVGDLDLLLDGERERLVSGVNVGPAGAGAAGRTVPGLFAHATARHPDAAAVVSGALTLTYGELDARANRFAHHLHAQGVGAGDRVAVLLPRTAELVTVLLGIAKAGAVFVPVDTAYPAERVRYLLEDAAPALVVTEVPTADVLDGFPASPPPVRVSPDSGLYVMYTSGSTGTPKGVMVTHGGAAALARDACWGDIGTGRVLFHAPHAFDASAFELWVPLLGGGCVVVAPAVDMDGGTLAGFVAEHEVTAAHVTAGLFRALAQETPECFAGLRHVLTGGDVVPPEAVARVAEACPGVTLHHLYGPTETTLCATTHTVAPGTQTPVVLPIGRPRDGTRVYALDRFLRPVPVGIPGELYIAGEGVARGYLGRAALTAERFVACPYDGGGRMYRTGDLVRWDRDGNLVFLGRADDQVKVRGFRIELAEVEAVLARCPGVEQVAVLAREDRPGDKRLVAYVVGDSVHVRDFAAERLPDYMVPSATVVLDELPLTVNSKVDRAALPAPDYTAASAGRAPRTPLETLFCHLFAELLGIGAPDDATEPSVPVAADASFFELGGDSIISLLLVARAAKAGYRITAAEVFQHKTPEALALVAQPVTEDDVRHEDGEGVVPLTPIMRELAARGGPDVLAARFAQWTVVRVPARAGLDRLTRAVEKAVDHHAMLRARLVVPDGAEPYLEVGDAAPVPDRVRRVDATGLTGEAFEDLIDAEARATSGRLDPRTGTTLRAVWFDRGSGRSGRLVIVVHHLVFDAVSWRILLPDLAAAWAEPDAELAPVAAAFRTYAGRAAAAYRPRPAGPVQGTEGQMRQRTFTVPARTAEAVLTTVPAAFHATTGDVLLAALAAALTEDRPGPVVLDVEGHGRDGDLDLSRTVGWFTTLRPVRLDAGVTDLDEVRAGGPAADRLLKRVKEQAAQAYGDLPTPAVGFNYLGRFAVAGPDTGDWQPAGPRAMGADADPQLPALHALEFGGLVRDGDTGPELVLLVSWLDGVLTENGAEHLADRWTALLAGLAALGEAPHAGGLTPSDLPLVDLTLGQLEALEDDFNEIPGTGGMPWNAA from the coding sequence GTGACCGTGAGCAAGCCCGGACTGGCCGACGTGTGGCCGCTCGCGCCGATGCAGAAGGGCATGCTGTTCCACGCCCTGTACGACGCGCAGGCCACGGACATCTACCGGGGCCAGGTGGTCCTGGACCTGGACGGCCGCCTCGACACGGACGCCCTCAGGTCGGCGGGAGACGCGCTGCTGCGCAGGCACCCGACGCTCAGGGCGGGGTTCCGCACCCTCAAATCCGGCGAGACCGTGCAGATCATCCCGCAGCGGAGCGACCTGCCGTGGCAGGAGGTGGACCTGCGCGCCGTACCGGCCGACCACCGGGACGACGCCCTCGGCGAGGCGGTGCGCGAGGAGTGGACCCGGCGCTTCGACCTCGCCGCACCGCCGCTGCTGCGGCTCACCGCCATCCGCGTGAGCGACACCCGCACCCGCGTCGTGCTCACCGTCCACCACATCCTGTGCGACGGCTGGTCCACCTCGATCATCGCCAACGAACTGGTCGAGCTGTACCGCAACGGCGGCGACGAACGCGCCCTGCCCCCGGTCACCCCGTACCGCAGCTATCTCGCCTGGCTGGCCCGGCGCGACGGCGCGGCCGCCGCCGAGGCGTGGCGGCAGGCGCTCGACGGCGCGCAGCCCACCCTGGTGGCGCCGGAGACCGGCAACCGCGCCCCGGTCGACCCCGACGAGGTACGGGTCGAACTGCCCGCCCCGCTGGTGACGGAACTGGCCGGCCTCGCGCGCCGGCACGGCGTCACCGCCAGCACCGTGATGCGCGGCGCCTGGGCCGTGCTCCTCGGCGCGCTGACCGGCCGCGACGACGTGGTCTTCGGGGGGACCACGGCCGGCCGCCCGCCGGAGATACCGGGCATCGACACCACCGTGGGCCTGTTCATCAACACCCTGCCGGTACGGGCCCGCTGGTCGCCCACCGACACCGTCGCCCAGCTGCTCACCCGGCTCCAGGACGCCCAGGCGGCGCTGCTGCCGCACGAGCACCTCAGCCTCTCCGAGGTCCAGAACATCGCCGGAACCCGGACCCTGTTCGACACCCTGACCGTCTTCCAGAACTACCCCGTCGACCTGCTCGACCTGACCTCCACCACCGCGCGGTCGGTGTCCGGGGACCTGGACCTGGCGAGCGTCGGCGGCCGGGACGCCGCGCACTACCCGCTGACGTTCACCGCGATGGCCGAGCGCTTCCGGCTCACCTACCGCCCCGACCTGTTCACCCGCGCCGACGCGGAACTCCTGGCCCGCCGTCTGGTCAAGGTCCTCGGACAGCTGGCCGCCGACCCCGGCGCTCGCCTCGGCAGCCTCGACGTGCTGGTCGACGGCGAACGCGACCGGCTCCTGCACGGCGTGAACACCGGCGCCCCGGGAGCCGCGCCGACAACCGTCCCCGCCGCCTTCGCGCGGACCGTGCGGCAGTACGCGCACGAGACAGCGGTGATCTCCGCCGCGGGCTCCCTCACGTACGGCGAACTGGACGCGCGGGCGAATCGATTCGCCCGCTACCTGCACAGCAGGGGAGTGGCACTGGGCGACCGGGTGGGCGTCACACTGCCCCGCTCGGCGGAGCTGATCGTCGTGCTCCTCGGCATCGCGAAGGCGGGCGCGGTGTTCGTGCCGGTGGACACCTCGTACCCGGCGGAGCGGGTGCGGTTCCTGCTGGAGGACTCGGCACCGGCGCTGGTGGTGAGCGGCACCGAAGTGGACGACGCGCTACGGGACTTCCCGGCCGAACCGCTGCCGGTGGACGTCGCACCGGAGTCCGGCCTGTACGTGATGTACACCTCGGGTTCGACCGGCGTGCCCAAGGGGGTCGTGGCGACGCACGGCGGTGTCGCCGCCCTGGCGCTGGATTCCTGCTGGGACGACATCGGCACCGGGCGCGTCCTGTTCCATGCGCCGCATGCCTTCGACGCGTCGACGTTCGAGCTGTGGGTGCCGCTGCTGAACGGCGGGTGCGTGGTCGTGGCACCGGAGGCGGACATCGACGGCCACACCCTGGCCCGCCTCATCGACACGTACGCGCTCACGGCCGTACACGTCACAGCGGGCCTCTTCCGCGTACTCGCCCAGGAGACCCCCGCCTGCTTCGCCGACCTCCGGCACGTCCTGACCGGCGGCGACGTCGTACCGGCCGACGCAGCCGCGAGCGTCCTGGACGCCTGCCCCGGCGTCACGGTGCGCCACCTGTACGGCCCGACGGAAACCACGCTGTGCGCGACGACGTTCGCGATCGCACCGGGCTCGAAGGTTCCGTCCGTACTGCCGATCGGCGGCCCCCGGGACAGTGTGCGGGTATACGTTCTCGACGGCTGTCTGCGTCCGGTTCCGGTGGGTGTGGCCGGTGAACTGTACGTGGCGGGGCGGGGCGTGGCCCGCGAATACCTGGGCCGTCCGTCGCTGACCGCGGAACGCTTTGTGGCGTCCCCGTACGGTGGCGGCCGGATGTACCGCACCGGCGACCTGGTGCGCTGGGACCACGAAGGCCGTCTCGTCTTTCTCGGCCGGGCCGACGACCAGGTGAAGATCCGGGGATTCCGCATCGAGCCCGCCGAAATCGAGGGCGTTCTGACGCAGGTCCCGGGCGTTGACCAGGTGGCGGTCGTCGTACGGGAGGACCAGCCGGGCGACAAGCGGCTGGTGGCGTATGTCGTCGGTAATGCCGTACAGGTGCGGGAATTCGCGGCGGAGCGGTTGCCGGATTACATGGTGCCGTCGGCGGTGGTGGTGCTGGACGAGTTGCCGTTGACGGCCAACGGGAAGGTGGACCGGGCGGCTCTCCCCGCGCCGGACTATGCCGTCTCGGACCGCTCGCCCCGTACGCCGCAGGAGCAGATTCTGTGCCGATTGTTCGCCGAGGTGCTGGGCCTGGAGCAGGTCGGTATCGATGACGGGTTCTTCGACCTCGGCGGGGATTCCCTGTTGGCGACGCGGCTGGCCAGCCGTATCAAGGGGGCCTTGGGTGCGGAGATTTCGGTACGGGTGTTGTTCGAGGCGCCCACGGTTGCCGGGCTGGCGGGGCGGCTGGACGAATTCGAGGCGGTGCGGCCTGTTCTCGTACCGGCGGAGCGGCCCGACCCCATGCCGTTGTCGTTCGGACAGCAGCGCATGTGGTTCCTGCACAGTCTGGAAGGGCCGAGTCCGACCAACAACATTCCCCTCGCTATTCGTCTGACCGGGGTTTTGGACAGCGCGGCGTTGGAGGCGGCCTGGGGCGATGTGGTGGGGCGGCACGAAACCCTCCGTACCCGCTACCCCGACGACGGCGGCAGCGCCCATCAGGAAATCCTGGCCGCCGTACCGGCGCGGATCGATACGGCCGCTGTCCGCGACGAGGCGCTGGACGCCGCCATGGCCGCCGAAGCCGCCCGCGGTTTCCGTCTCGAAACCGAACTGCCCTGGCGCGCCACGCTGTACGAGATATCACCGGCCGAGCATGTCCTGCTGATCATCGTGCACCACATCGCCGCTGACGGCTGGTCCATGGGCGTCCTGATGCGTGACCTGTCCGCCGCCTACACGGCGCGGGCCGAGGGCCGTACGCCCGACTGGGCGCCGCTGCCCGTCCAGTACGCCGACTTCACCCTCTGGCAGCGCGACCTCCTCGACCAGGACACCGAGGACGGCCTCTTCGGTCGGCAGCTCGACTTCTGGACCCATACCCTCGCCGACCTGCCCGAACAGCTGGAGCTGCCCTTCGACCGGCCCCGGCCCGCGACGGCCAGTCACCGGGGCGCGATGCTGCCGTTCACCGTGGACGCCGCCGTGCACCGGCGGTTCCAGGAGATCGCGCGGGAGTGCGACGCGACGCTGTTCATGGTCGCGCAGGCCGCCGTCGTCGCGCTGCTGTCCCGGCTCGGCGGCGCGGAGGACATACCGCTGGGCACGCCCATCGCGGGCCGGACGGACGAGACGCTGGACGGCCTGGTCGGCAACTTCCTCAACACGCTGGTGCTGCGCACCGACGCAGGGGGCAATCCTTCCTTCACCGACCTGGTCCGGCGGGTACGCGAGGCCGACCTCGCCGCCTACGCCCACCAGGACCTGCCCTTCGAGCACCTGGTGGACGTGCTGAACCCGGTCCGTTCCCTGGCCCGGCACCCCCTGTTCCAGGTCGCCTTCGCCCTCCAGAACGCGCCGGACACCGACTTCGCGGTCCCCGGCCTGGGCGCCGAGGTCGTCCCGGTGGGGCTGACCAGCTCGAAGTTCGACCTGTCGGTGGTGCTGCGCGAGCGGCCGGACGGCGGCGGCCTCGACGGGCTGCTGGAGTTCGCCACCGACCTGTTCGACCCGGCCACCGCGCAGGCGCTGACCGAGCGCCTGGTGGCGGTCTTCGGCCGGTTCGCCGACGATGCGCGGGCCCGGGTGGGCGACCTCGATCTTCTGCTGGACGGTGAGCGGGAGCGGCTGGTGTCCGGGGTGAACGTCGGGCCGGCCGGCGCCGGTGCCGCGGGACGGACCGTGCCCGGCCTGTTCGCGCATGCCACGGCCCGCCACCCGGACGCGGCGGCCGTCGTGTCCGGCGCGCTGACCCTCACCTACGGGGAACTCGACGCGCGGGCGAACCGGTTCGCGCACCACCTGCATGCCCAGGGGGTCGGCGCGGGGGACCGGGTGGCGGTGCTGCTGCCCCGGACCGCCGAGCTGGTGACCGTCCTGCTCGGCATCGCCAAGGCGGGCGCCGTGTTCGTGCCGGTGGACACCGCGTATCCGGCAGAGCGGGTGCGGTACCTGCTGGAGGACGCCGCCCCCGCGCTGGTGGTGACCGAGGTGCCGACGGCGGACGTGCTCGACGGCTTCCCCGCGTCGCCGCCCCCGGTACGGGTGTCACCGGACTCTGGCCTGTACGTGATGTACACCTCCGGCTCGACCGGGACGCCCAAGGGTGTCATGGTCACCCACGGCGGTGCGGCGGCGCTCGCGCGCGACGCGTGCTGGGGGGACATCGGGACGGGGCGTGTGTTGTTCCATGCGCCGCATGCCTTCGACGCCTCGGCCTTCGAGCTGTGGGTGCCGCTGCTCGGCGGCGGCTGCGTCGTGGTCGCGCCGGCCGTGGACATGGACGGCGGGACGCTCGCCGGGTTCGTCGCGGAGCACGAGGTGACGGCGGCGCATGTCACGGCCGGGCTGTTCCGGGCGCTGGCGCAGGAGACGCCCGAGTGCTTCGCGGGCCTGCGGCATGTGCTGACCGGCGGCGACGTGGTGCCGCCCGAGGCGGTCGCCCGGGTCGCCGAGGCGTGCCCCGGCGTCACGCTGCACCACCTGTACGGGCCGACCGAGACGACGCTCTGCGCCACCACTCACACCGTCGCGCCCGGTACGCAGACCCCGGTCGTCCTGCCGATCGGCCGCCCGCGCGACGGCACCCGGGTCTACGCCCTGGACCGGTTCCTGCGCCCCGTCCCGGTGGGCATTCCCGGTGAGCTGTACATCGCCGGTGAGGGAGTCGCCCGCGGCTACCTGGGACGGGCCGCGCTGACCGCCGAACGGTTCGTGGCGTGCCCGTACGACGGTGGCGGGCGCATGTACCGCACCGGGGACCTGGTGCGCTGGGACCGGGACGGGAACCTGGTCTTCCTGGGGCGCGCCGACGATCAGGTGAAGGTCCGGGGGTTCCGGATCGAGCTCGCGGAGGTCGAGGCGGTGCTTGCGCGGTGCCCGGGCGTCGAGCAGGTGGCGGTGCTGGCGCGGGAGGACCGGCCGGGCGACAAGCGGCTGGTGGCGTACGTGGTCGGAGACTCCGTACACGTACGGGACTTCGCGGCCGAGCGGCTGCCGGACTACATGGTGCCGTCCGCGACGGTGGTGCTGGACGAGCTGCCGCTGACCGTCAACAGCAAGGTCGACCGGGCCGCCCTGCCCGCTCCCGACTACACGGCGGCATCGGCGGGACGGGCTCCGCGCACCCCGCTGGAGACGCTGTTCTGCCACCTCTTCGCGGAACTCCTCGGCATCGGGGCGCCGGACGACGCCACGGAACCGTCCGTTCCCGTCGCAGCGGACGCGAGCTTCTTCGAACTCGGCGGCGACAGCATCATCTCCCTGCTGCTCGTCGCCCGCGCCGCCAAGGCCGGATACCGGATCACCGCGGCCGAGGTCTTCCAGCACAAGACACCGGAAGCGCTCGCCCTGGTCGCCCAGCCCGTCACGGAGGACGACGTCCGGCACGAGGACGGCGAGGGCGTCGTCCCCCTCACCCCGATCATGCGGGAGCTGGCGGCCCGCGGCGGACCGGACGTGCTGGCCGCCCGCTTCGCACAGTGGACCGTCGTACGGGTCCCCGCGCGGGCCGGGCTCGACCGGCTGACCCGGGCCGTCGAGAAGGCCGTGGACCACCACGCCATGCTGCGGGCCCGCCTGGTCGTCCCGGACGGCGCGGAACCGTACCTCGAAGTCGGCGACGCGGCACCCGTACCGGACCGGGTCCGGCGCGTCGACGCCACGGGGCTGACGGGCGAGGCGTTCGAGGACCTGATCGACGCGGAGGCGCGGGCCACGTCCGGCCGGCTCGACCCGCGCACCGGAACCACCCTGCGGGCGGTCTGGTTCGACCGGGGGAGCGGGCGGTCCGGACGGCTCGTGATCGTCGTGCACCACCTGGTCTTCGACGCGGTCTCCTGGCGCATCCTGCTGCCGGACCTCGCGGCGGCCTGGGCCGAGCCGGACGCGGAGCTCGCGCCGGTCGCGGCCGCGTTCCGTACGTACGCCGGTCGAGCGGCGGCGGCCTACCGGCCACGGCCCGCCGGGCCGGTCCAGGGCACCGAAGGGCAGATGCGGCAGCGCACGTTCACCGTGCCCGCGCGGACGGCCGAAGCGGTGCTGACCACCGTGCCTGCCGCCTTCCACGCCACCACCGGCGACGTGCTGCTCGCCGCGCTCGCCGCGGCCCTCACCGAGGACCGGCCGGGCCCGGTCGTCCTGGACGTGGAAGGGCACGGCCGCGACGGCGACCTGGACCTGTCGCGGACGGTCGGCTGGTTCACCACCCTGCGCCCGGTCCGCCTGGACGCGGGCGTCACCGACCTCGACGAGGTGCGCGCGGGCGGCCCGGCCGCTGACCGGCTGCTCAAACGCGTCAAGGAACAGGCCGCGCAGGCATACGGAGACCTGCCCACCCCCGCGGTCGGATTCAACTACCTGGGCCGGTTCGCCGTCGCGGGCCCGGACACCGGCGACTGGCAGCCGGCCGGCCCCCGCGCCATGGGCGCCGACGCCGACCCGCAGCTGCCCGCCCTGCACGCGCTGGAGTTCGGCGGCCTGGTCCGCGACGGCGACACCGGCCCGGAGCTGGTGCTGCTGGTGTCGTGGCTGGACGGGGTCCTGACCGAGAACGGGGCCGAGCACCTGGCGGACCGCTGGACCGCCCTGCTGGCCGGGCTGGCCGCGCTCGGCGAGGCCCCGCACGCGGGCGGCCTGACCCCCTCGGACCTGCCGCTGGTCGACCTGACGCTCGGCCAGCTGGAGGCCCTGGAGGACGACTTCAACGAAATACCCGGTACGGGAGGTATGCCGTGGAACGCCGCATAG